In Polyangiaceae bacterium, one genomic interval encodes:
- a CDS encoding elongation factor G, with product MTPTAPSDIRNVALIGHKGSGKTSLAEAMLYVAKATPKLGKVDDKSSILDDTAEEKDHACSLEASVAYLSWAGKKVNVVDTPGEGSFLAETRLAIGAVDAAVLVVSGKDGVQPITERVFGWARAQGIPVLVVVTKVDAENARPDDVVSEIKARLKAPVAVMEHHVGEGLTYEGIIALRTKKAWIGKPEAPNAVAPGALPDKLAGELENGRAKLVDDVAGTNDDLTEKYLTEGDLTQEELDSGLRAAVLERKVVPVYFASGTRPSGVVALLDGIVELVPPPTAHAAWKGTLPGGKVGAEPVAAERPSSVDAPVSAFVFKTSIDPHAGRTSFVRVLSGTLKADSTLLNASTGNTERVGKVFNIVGKDAKAIDEAKAGDIVALAKLKATTSGQTLCDEKQSFLFTAPDLPPALFSRGVKFEGKGAEEKVSTALYKLTEEDPGLTVAIEETTRELVVSGLGSLHLEITVERIRRRIGIDCRLGAPHIAYKETITKKVTGIEGKHKKQSGGHGQFGVCYIDMEPTARNEGFVFEDAIVGGSIPRQFIPSVEKGVVKAMAKGFLAGYPIVDLKVRVYDGKYHDVDSSDAAFQLAGSKAFKAAIAHAGAVILEPVVKLNVVVPSVATGDVIGDINSRRGRILGTDSIDDQTIVNAYVPLSEILEYESKLKSMTQGKGTFSMSVDHLAICPPMVQEKVIKDSGFKAVEEED from the coding sequence ATGACACCCACTGCGCCTAGCGACATCCGCAACGTTGCTCTGATTGGCCACAAAGGTTCCGGTAAGACGTCGCTTGCAGAAGCCATGCTGTACGTGGCGAAGGCGACGCCCAAGCTCGGAAAAGTGGACGACAAGTCGAGCATTCTCGACGACACGGCCGAGGAAAAAGACCATGCGTGCTCGCTCGAAGCGAGCGTTGCTTACCTCTCGTGGGCCGGCAAAAAAGTGAACGTGGTCGACACGCCCGGTGAAGGCAGTTTCCTTGCGGAAACGCGTCTCGCCATCGGCGCGGTCGATGCAGCCGTGCTCGTCGTGAGCGGCAAGGACGGCGTGCAACCGATCACGGAGCGCGTGTTCGGTTGGGCGCGTGCGCAGGGGATTCCCGTGCTGGTCGTCGTCACGAAGGTCGATGCGGAGAACGCTCGGCCCGACGATGTCGTGAGCGAGATCAAGGCACGCCTGAAGGCTCCCGTCGCCGTCATGGAGCATCACGTGGGCGAGGGGCTCACGTACGAAGGCATCATCGCGCTGCGCACGAAGAAGGCGTGGATCGGCAAACCCGAAGCGCCGAATGCGGTCGCGCCAGGCGCGCTCCCGGACAAACTCGCCGGCGAGCTCGAGAATGGCCGCGCCAAACTCGTCGATGATGTTGCCGGGACAAACGACGACCTCACCGAGAAGTACCTGACCGAAGGTGACCTCACGCAGGAAGAGCTCGATAGCGGCCTGCGAGCTGCCGTGCTCGAACGCAAAGTCGTTCCCGTTTATTTTGCTTCGGGCACGCGTCCGAGCGGCGTCGTTGCATTGCTCGACGGCATCGTGGAGCTCGTTCCTCCGCCGACGGCGCACGCTGCTTGGAAGGGCACGTTGCCTGGCGGCAAAGTCGGTGCGGAACCCGTTGCAGCCGAACGACCGAGCTCCGTCGACGCACCCGTTTCGGCGTTCGTCTTCAAGACGTCGATCGATCCGCATGCAGGGCGCACGTCGTTCGTGCGCGTCTTGTCGGGCACGTTGAAGGCCGACAGCACGCTCCTCAACGCGTCGACGGGAAACACCGAGCGCGTGGGCAAGGTGTTCAACATCGTCGGCAAGGACGCGAAAGCCATCGACGAAGCGAAGGCGGGCGACATCGTTGCGCTGGCCAAGCTCAAGGCGACGACGAGCGGGCAGACGTTGTGCGACGAGAAGCAGAGCTTCTTGTTCACGGCGCCCGATTTGCCGCCGGCGCTGTTCTCGCGTGGTGTGAAGTTCGAGGGCAAAGGGGCCGAGGAAAAGGTCAGCACCGCGCTCTACAAGCTCACCGAAGAAGATCCTGGTTTGACCGTGGCGATCGAAGAGACGACACGCGAGCTCGTCGTGTCGGGACTCGGATCGCTGCATCTCGAGATTACCGTCGAACGCATTCGCCGCCGCATCGGCATCGATTGCCGCCTCGGTGCCCCGCACATTGCCTACAAAGAAACGATCACCAAGAAGGTCACGGGCATCGAAGGCAAGCACAAGAAGCAGAGCGGTGGACACGGCCAGTTCGGCGTTTGTTACATCGACATGGAGCCCACGGCGCGCAACGAAGGGTTTGTCTTCGAAGATGCGATCGTCGGTGGATCGATTCCGCGGCAGTTCATTCCGTCGGTCGAAAAGGGCGTCGTCAAGGCGATGGCGAAGGGCTTCTTGGCCGGCTACCCGATCGTGGACCTGAAGGTTCGCGTCTACGACGGCAAGTATCACGACGTCGATTCGTCCGACGCTGCGTTCCAGTTGGCTGGAAGCAAAGCGTTCAAAGCCGCCATTGCTCACGCAGGCGCCGTGATTCTCGAGCCTGTCGTGAAGCTGAACGTCGTCGTGCCGAGCGTCGCGACGGGTGACGTCATCGGCGACATCAACAGCCGCCGCGGCCGCATCCTCGGAACCGATTCCATTGATGATCAAACGATCGTCAATGCGTACGTCCCGCTCTCCGAAATCCTCGAATACGAGTCCAAGTTGAAGAGCATGACGCAGGGCAAAGGCACGTTCTCGATGTCCGTCGATCACCTCGCGATTTGTCCGCCGATGGTGCAGGAGAAGGTCATCAAGGACAGCGGCTTCAAGGCTGTCGAAGAAGAAGACTGA
- a CDS encoding potassium channel protein: MRRRPRYRWFRVRLAIAGYVLRRLGPPLVYAALYLLGASLLLRWDLRRHGEAIPDFATTVWSLWTLLVFEPTEAFPHSLVARGVYWFTPLAGLFLLAQGVFKIGASLLDLATQRELWTSIMTDMMNKHVVVCGLGHVGYRVSEELCQLGEDVVAIEQSEGRPFIETIRAKGVPVLVGDARRDELLVKVGVARAKAIVCATGDDLANLEIALDAKRMNPNVRVVMRMFDQRLAGKVGGALELDESFSTSALSAPLIAIQATHEGVHSAYRLEDVVRVTADVVVGSSHPDSAAIDIEERLPCRIVSRKRAGAEGFTAVRPKDIVHAGDTLIVDCAGVDLAAVRFQLG, translated from the coding sequence TTGCGCCGACGACCTCGTTATCGCTGGTTTCGCGTGCGGCTCGCGATTGCCGGTTACGTGTTGCGACGTCTCGGCCCGCCGCTCGTGTACGCCGCGCTGTATCTTCTGGGCGCGTCGCTTCTCTTGCGCTGGGACCTGCGTCGCCACGGCGAAGCGATTCCCGACTTTGCGACGACCGTGTGGTCGCTCTGGACGCTGCTCGTGTTCGAACCGACCGAAGCGTTTCCTCACTCGCTGGTCGCGCGAGGCGTTTACTGGTTCACGCCGCTCGCAGGGCTTTTTCTGCTGGCGCAGGGGGTCTTCAAAATAGGCGCATCGCTGCTCGATCTGGCGACGCAGCGCGAACTTTGGACGTCGATCATGACCGACATGATGAACAAGCACGTGGTGGTGTGCGGCCTCGGGCACGTCGGATACCGCGTGAGCGAAGAGCTTTGTCAGTTGGGCGAAGACGTGGTCGCCATCGAGCAAAGCGAGGGCCGTCCGTTCATCGAGACGATCCGTGCCAAGGGCGTGCCCGTGCTCGTCGGGGATGCGCGTCGCGACGAGCTGCTCGTGAAAGTGGGCGTGGCTCGGGCGAAGGCGATCGTGTGTGCGACGGGCGATGACCTTGCAAACTTGGAGATCGCGCTCGATGCCAAGCGCATGAATCCGAACGTACGCGTGGTGATGCGGATGTTCGATCAGCGTCTCGCAGGCAAAGTGGGCGGAGCGCTCGAGCTCGACGAGTCGTTTTCGACGAGCGCGTTATCGGCGCCGCTCATTGCGATTCAAGCGACGCATGAAGGCGTGCATTCGGCGTATCGATTGGAGGACGTCGTGCGTGTGACGGCGGATGTGGTGGTGGGTTCGTCGCACCCGGACAGTGCCGCGATCGACATCGAGGAACGGTTGCCGTGTCGGATCGTGAGTCGCAAGCGCGCGGGTGCAGAGGGTTTTACCGCGGTGCGTCCGAAGGACATCGTGCACGCGGGAGACACGCTCAT